A region from the Musa acuminata AAA Group cultivar baxijiao chromosome BXJ1-10, Cavendish_Baxijiao_AAA, whole genome shotgun sequence genome encodes:
- the LOC135595098 gene encoding probable serine/threonine-protein kinase PBL17, translating into MGNCLCFEDRSSRNSPESVPIGNASLASSPTQEHQVAKVTSNVVTLPVTIKDVEDFRQMPGYGNVQIFTYDELRLATNNFRADLILGEGGFGLVYKGVIDANIRPGFKYTQVAVKKLNPEGLQGDKEWLAEVNYLGLFSHPNLVKLIGYCCEDEHRLLVYEYMANGSLENHLFIKGCSTLPWLTRMKIALDVANGLAFLHGAERPLIYRDFKTSNILLDVGCNGKLSDFGLAKEGPMGEQTHVSTRVMGTYGYAAPEYILTGHLTARSDVYGFGVVLLELLLGRRAFDQSRPGREHNLVEWARPLLVRPKKLLRIIDPRMDGQYSEEKAERVARLASDCLSENPKARPSMSEAVNVLRDVLRADDVSLPLPTPEDAAGMTMTRTTTTTTTPTTTRFER; encoded by the exons ATGGGTAACTGCCTTTGCTTCGAAGACCGCTCTAGCCGTAATTCGCCAGAATCAG TTCCAATTGGTAATGCTTCTTTAGCATCATCTCCTACCCAAGAACATCAAGTTGCAAAAGTGACCAGCAATGTCGTGACTTTGCCAGTGACAATCAAAGATGTGGAAGATTTCCGACAGATGCCTGGCTATGGCAATGTTCAAATATTTACATATGATGAATTGAGGCTGGCTACCAATAATTTCCGTGCAGATCTAATACTTGGTGAGGGCGGGTTTGGCCTTGTCTATAAAGGTGTCATAGATGCTAATATCCGACCAGGTTTCAAGTACACTCAAGTTGCTGTTAAAAAGCTTAATCCAGAAGGACTCCAAGGAGACAAGGAATGGCTG GCAGAAGTCAACTATCTTGGCCTCTTTAGTCATCCAAACCTAGTCAAGCTTATTGGCTACTGCTGCGAGGATGAACATCGGTTATTGGTTTATGAGTACATGGCCAATGGGAGCTTAGAAAATCACCTCTTCATAA AGGGTTGCAGTACCTTGCCATGGTTGACTCGGATGAAGATAGCTCTGGATGTTGCCAATGGGCTTGCCTTTCTTCATGGAGCTGAAAGACCCCTCATCTATCGTGATTTCAAGACATCAAACATCTTGCTTGATGTG GGGTGTAATGGGAAGCTGTCAGACTTTGGGCTAGCAAAGGAGGGGCCTATGGGAGAGCAAACACATGTTTCCACAAGGGTCATGGGTACTTATGGCTATGCAGCTCCCGAGTATATATTGACTG GTCATCTGACGGCGAGAAGCGATGTGTATGGGTTCGGGGTGGTGCTGCTGGAGCTCCTGCTGGGGCGCAGGGCGTTCGACCAGAGCAGGCCGGGCCGCGAGCACAACCTCGTGGAGTGGGCTCGCCCGCTGCTCGTCCGCCCCAAAAAGCTCCTCCGCATCATCGACCCCAGAATGGACGGGCAGTACTCCGAGGAGAAGGCGGAGAGGGTGGCCCGCTTGGCCTCCGACTGCCTCAGCGAGAACCCCAAGGCGAGGCCTTCCATGAGCGAGGCGGTCAACGTCCTCCGCGACGTCCTCAGAGCCGACGACGTCAGCCTCCCCCTCCCCACCCCAGAAGACGCCGCAGGGATGACGAtgacgaggacgacgacgacgacgacgacgccgaCGACGACGCGGTTTGAAAGATGA
- the LOC135595097 gene encoding auxin-responsive protein SAUR71-like, translated as MLTIREIVQLKQVIRQWRQRLSCQPGEVATVPAGYVPLYVGLEGKRFVVPARFLKLPVFVELLKRAEVEYGFEQAGGLAIPCDSDFFQWVVDALRRNHASFGGLSFDELHDLFSRHCDAGPCNATTPAA; from the coding sequence ATGTTGACTATACGAGAGATCGTGCAGCTGAAGCAGGTGATTCGGCAGTGGCGGCAGCGGCTGTCCTGTCAACCAGGGGAAGTGGCGACGGTCCCCGCTGGGTACGTGCCGCTGTACGTCGGGCTGGAAGGGAAGCGCTTCGTGGTGCCGGCCCGGTTCTTGAAATTGCCGGTCTTCGTGGAGCTACTGAAGCGGGCGGAGGTGGAGTACGGGTTTGAGCAGGCCGGAGGCCTCGCCATCCCCTGCGACTCGGACTTCTTCCAGTGGGTCGTGGACGCGCTCCGCCGAAACCACGCCTCGTTCGGGGGACTCAGCTTCGACGAGCTCCACGACCTCTTCTCCCGCCACTGCGACGCCGGCCCCTGCAATGCCACCACCCCCGCGGCTTGA
- the LOC103969699 gene encoding uncharacterized protein LOC103969699, which yields MGQGEEVKTRPEPKVEIQERGEVFFFYRPRVDKEEAHSASDVQRMYVVLRPESGERSVEGKQSPDSGKESKMNSKDDEQKKKESKGGSEDGENDEGGDGQDGKEGGYGREEVNIEEQPLIRFIVMGKKSLPDPSQRSRPFWGFVELVTTKVDDIKKALRGEEYETATRGHRRRPSARALAEGVYRILRHQSGRRTHTHLVYKLEFPPGDAENEPQESLNIEREASFLIQIKNPEQAGGGGFAGLQSKRRACFPAHLQGQFGKRRFGPADPPDFLNYEGCELLLIAASDDIDEELGLELRTECEADAKCSDLLQVFGETAASKPLLSGAWV from the exons ATGGGCCAAGGTGAGGAGGTGAAGACGAGGCCTGAGCCGAAGGTGGAGATTCAG GAGAGAGGCGAGGTTTTCTTCTTCTACCGGCCGAGGGTCGACAAGGAAGAAGCTCACAGTGCCAGCGATGTGCAGCGGATGTACGTCGTGCTGCGGCCGGAGTCAGGCGAGCGCTCCGTGGAGGGAAAGCAGTCGCCGGACTCGGGCAAGGAAAGCAAGATGAACTCCAAGGATGATGagcagaagaagaaagaaagcaagGGGGGTTCTGAGGACGGCGAGAACGACGAGGGTGGCGATGGTCAGGATGGGAAGGAAGGCGGCTATGGCCGGGAG GAGGTGAACATCGAAGAGCAGCCGCTGATTCGCTTCATCGTCATGGGGAAGAAGAGCTTACCTGATCCAAGTCAGAGAAGCCGTCCTTTCTGGGGTTTCGTGGAACTGGTGACGACGAAGGTGGACGACATCAAGAAAGCGCTCCGAGGAG AGGAGTACGAGACAGCAACTCGTGGCCACCGTCGCAGGCCTTCGGCGAGAGCGCTGGCAGAGGGCGTCTACCGCATACTGCGGCACCAATCAGGCCGCCGGACGCACACCCACCTCGTCTACAAGCTCGAGTTTCCGCCGGGCGATGCCGAGAACGAGCCGCAGGAGTCGCTGAACATAGAGCGCGAGGCCTCCTTCCTCATCCAAATCAAGAACCCCGAACAAGCCGGTGGTGGCGGCTTCGCAGGACTGCAGAGCAAGCGCAGGGCATGCTTCCCCGCCCACCTGCAGGGCCAGTTCGGGAAGCGGCGGTTCGGCCCCGCGGACCCACCGGACTTCCTCAACTACGAGGGCTGCGAGCTGCTGCTGATCGCTGCGTCGGACGACATCGACGAGGAGCTGGGATTGGAGCTGAGGACGGAGTGCGAGGCGGATGCCAAGTGCTCGGACCTACTGCAGGTGTTCGGCGAGACGGCCGCCTCCAAACCTCTGCTAAGCGGCGCCTGGGTCTGA